From a single Nakaseomyces glabratus chromosome H, complete sequence genomic region:
- a CDS encoding uncharacterized protein (CAGL0H08173g~Protein of unknown function), whose translation MMMETESQLNSVPMIREYHFNEPQYKLVASNTPRTPMPVVSHVSQSMAGSPYQYQAVAAPNYITTTAAMNNQNAAIITQLPPIQSLTHGIAQQQQQFQQQNVVTRGSGSVSPVGVYTQHTLMVPDESNTGRRRSSINIGTLCHDHDEGASMKNSLPTPG comes from the coding sequence ATGATGATGGAAACTGAATCTCAACTAAACTCCGTCCCAATGATTAGGGAATATCATTTCAACGAACCACAGTACAAACTGGTGGCTTCAAATACACCAAGAACACCTATGCCTGTTGTATCTCATGTAAGTCAGAGCATGGCTGGTTCTCCATACCAATACCAAGCTGTTGCCGCTCCAAACTACATTACCACTACCGCTGCTATGAACAACCAAAATGCTGCTATTATTACACAACTTCCACCTATCCAAAGTCTAACTCACGGAATTgctcaacaacaacaacaattcCAACAACAAAATGTTGTCACAAGAGGCTCGGGTAGCGTAAGTCCTGTCGGCGTCTACACTCAACACACTCTAATGGTTCCAGATGAAAGCAATACTggtagaagaagaagttctATTAATATTGGTACACTTTGTCATGACCATGATGAAGGTGCTTCTATGAAAAACAGTCTACCTACACCTGGTTAA
- the BUB3 gene encoding Bub3p (CAGL0H08217g~Ortholog(s) have ubiquitin binding activity, role in mitotic DNA integrity checkpoint and condensed nuclear chromosome kinetochore, mitotic checkpoint complex localization), whose amino-acid sequence MRVEIKDVPREYISGIEIISEQNQIIIVSYDGTLSVYTVDRELKQVNLTVRLQYESSLTSVAQLNIQGRQFIYAGSVDGQLLSVDLENSLFVKVDQIESSAGISCIAMHGDRVIAGSWDGSIYVVNPKSNSLEFTLELPSEYKKCFKLSVQAHKLLISTIKCKIAIFKLPLTPTTKPHILDSGQIFQIRDSQLTPEGDGFVCTGIDGRVSVEYFDDTSKRFAFRCHKYDLDDTVMTYPINAIRFIPNTSEFYTGGSDGCVSAWHLHKKTKIKQLPKYNENSVVQLACNENILCVATSDDSFKTNAVIDSNLELEPSRIYVEILTN is encoded by the coding sequence ATGAGAGTTGAAATAAAGGATGTTCCTAGGGAATATATTAGTggaattgaaattattagCGAACAGAATCAGATAATAATAGTTTCATATGACGGAACTCTAAGCGTGTATACAGTGGATCGGGAGCTGAAACAGGTGAATTTGACCGTGAGGCTTCAATACGAGTCTTCATTGACTAGTGTGGCGCAGCTGAACATACAAGGTAGACAATTCATCTACGCAGGAAGCGTAGATGGCCAACTCCTCAGTGTCGATCTCGAGAATTCATTATTTGTGAAAGTTGATCAAATAGAATCATCTGCAGGAATTAGCTGTATTGCAATGCATGGAGACAGAGTAATTGCTGGTAGTTGGGATGGGTCCATATATGTAGTAAACCCCAAGTCAAATTCTCTAGAATTCACACTAGAGCTGCCAAGCGAGTACAAGAAATGTTTCAAGTTGTCGGTACAAGCACACAAACTGTTAATTAGCACTATTAAATGTAAAATTGCAATATTCAAACTCCCACTAACTCCTACCACTAAACCCCATATACTGGATTCTGGCCAGATCTTCCAGATTAGAGACAGTCAGCTCACTCCCGAGGGCGACGGATTTGTATGTACTGGGATAGACGGACGAGTCTCGGTGGAGTACTTTGATGACACATCAAAGAGATTCGCTTTCAGATGCCACAAGTATGACCTTGATGATACTGTGATGACATACCCTATCAATGCCATCAGATTCATACCAAATACAAGTGAGTTCTACACAGGAGGATCTGACGGGTGCGTCTCGGCATGGCACTTGCACAAGAAGACAAAGATAAAACAGCTGCCAAAGTACAATGAGAACAGTGTGGTTCAATTGGCATGCAACGAAAATATACTCTGCGTTGCGACATCCGACGACTCCTTCAAGACTAACGCAGTCATCGATAGCAACCTAGAACTGGAACCAAGTAGAATATACGTGGAGATTTTAACCAATTGA
- the DET1 gene encoding acid phosphatase DET1 (CAGL0H08305g~Protein of unknown function): MVDSYNRPRLIVLIRHGESESNKDKKINEVTPNHLIPLTPYGKKQAHNAGLKLLRLLNMADASVIEKLGEEYALPATSTNTLELRGYKPNGKHMDDNIIFYTSPYKRTRETLKGVLEVIDRYNELKSGINMCAEQTYNPYGKQKHAIWPHDLENSGIYENDESTHCGPEREGTYIRYRIIDEPRLREQDFGNYQEVSSMQDVMEKRKTYGHFFFRFPEGESAADVYDRVASFQDTLYRHFQFRQHTKGRDVVVLVTHGIYSRVFLMKWFRWTFEEFESFTNVPNGSLMVMELDEKLNKYVLRTVLPKWSDLEAEKDLIT; this comes from the coding sequence ATGGTTGACTCATATAACAGGCCTCGACTAATAGTGCTGATAAGGCACGGTGAGAGCGAGTCCAATAAGGACAAGAAGATCAACGAGGTTACACCGAACCATCTCATTCCGTTGACCCCCTATGGTAAGAAGCAGGCGCACAATGCTGGCTTAAAGTTGTTGAGGCTGTTGAACATGGCGGATGCCAGTGTCATTGAGAAACTAGGGGAGGAGTACGCGCTACCGGCCACCAGCACTAACACGCTGGAGCTGAGAGGATACAAGCCTAACGGGAAGCACATGGACGACAACATTATATTCTACACTTCGCCTTACAAGCGTACCCGTGAGACGTTAAAAGGGGTGCTGGAAGTGATTGATCGATACAATGAGTTGAAGAGTGGGATCAATATGTGTGCCGAGCAGACCTACAACCCCTATGGTAAGCAGAAGCATGCTATATGGCCACACGACCTGGAGAACAGTGGTATATATGAGAACGATGAGAGCACACATTGTGGTCCTGAACGGGAAGGCACGTATATCCGGTACCGTATCATCGATGAGCCGAGACTCAGGGAGCAAGATTTTGGTAATTACCAAGAGGTGAGTAGCATGCAAGATGTGATGGAGAAGCGTAAGACTTATGggcatttctttttcaggTTTCCTGAGGGTGAGAGTGCTGCAGATGTATACGATCGAGTAGCCAGTTTCCAGGACACCTTGTATAGGCATTTCCAGTTCAGACAGCACACGAAGGGCAGAGACGTAGTGGTATTGGTTACGCATGGTATTTATTCTCGAGTATTTCTGATGAAGTGGTTCAGGTGGACATTCGAAGAGTTTGAGTCATTCACCAATGTGCCAAACGGAAGTCTCATGGTGATGGAACTGGATGAGAAATTGAACAAATATGTTCTCAGAACGGTGCTACCAAAATGGTCAGATCTGGAAGCAGAGAAGGATCTGATCACCTAG
- the HSP10 gene encoding Hsp10p (CAGL0H08283g~Ortholog(s) have chaperone binding, unfolded protein binding activity, role in chaperone-mediated protein complex assembly, protein import into mitochondrial intermembrane space, protein refolding and mitochondrial matrix localization) has translation MSTLLKSAKSIVPLMDRVLVQRIKAEAKTASGLFLPEKNVEKLNQAKVVAVGPGFTDANGNKVTPQVSVGDQVLIPQFGGSTLKLANDEEVILFRDSEILAKIKDN, from the coding sequence ATGTCCACTCTACTAAAGTCTGCCAAGTCTATCGTTCCTCTTATGGACCgtgttcttgttcaaagAATTAAGGCCGAAGCCAAGACTGCTTCTGGTCTATTCTTGCCAGAAAAGAACGTGGAGAAGTTGAACCAAGCTAAggttgttgctgttggtCCAGGTTTCACCGATGCCAACGGTAACAAAGTTACCCCACAGGTCTCTGTTGGTGACCAAGTGCTAATCCCACAATTTGGTGGCTCTACTTTGAAGTTGGCCAACGACGAAGAAGTCATCTTGTTTAGAGACTCTGAGATCCTAGCCAAGATAAAGGATAACTAA
- the HST3 gene encoding NAD-dependent histone deacetylase HST3 (CAGL0H08239g~Ortholog(s) have NAD-dependent histone deacetylase activity) has product MDEKLQTDKIVVFDDTHLLAEEQDDVLLSINRQLNKSRKIILLTGAGISCNAGIPDFRSATGLYNLIKRQYPDISIGSGKEMFDISLFRDEMKISVFATFMEKLYASVKLAQPTTTHKFIAHLKNRNKLLRCYTQNIDGLEENLGLAISNSSFQPSTGKTTETDNSPNKNNIDVIQLHGDLNTLACTRCYHEFQWSRYLARYFRRGELPTCPECERINNERVQMGKRLINNIGYLRPNIVLYGENHPSGEIITQGLNTDINRGKPDLFIIMGTSLKVDGVQRVVKQISKQVHERKGLVILVNKTKLSESRWNGIIDYQICCDCDTWVKYLQGQIPDFFKSQEEVLALRQLRREASELRKLKKSEKSSIKTPPTTPTGKRNTVPTREPILNGVKRKLLTPENSFDERSPKKFSKTTSSNKKNDTLKKKPLGIVNL; this is encoded by the coding sequence ATGGATGAGAAACTACAGACGGATAAGATAGTGGTGTTCGATGATACTCATCTGCTGGCAGAAGAGCAAGACGATGTGCTGCTTAGTATCAACAGACAGCTGAACAAGTCCCGGAAGATAATATTGCTTACCGGTGCTGGTATCTCCTGCAACGCGGGTATCCCTGACTTCAGGTCAGCTACAGGGCTTTACAACCTGATCAAGAGACAGTACCCGGACATCTCCATCGGTTCAGGGAAGGAGATGTTTGATATATCTTTGTTCAGGGATGAGATGAAGATCTCTGTCTTTGCCACGTTCATGGAGAAGCTGTACGCTAGTGTGAAGCTGGCTCAGCCCACCACAACACATAAATTCATTGCTCACTTGAAAAACAGAAACAAGCTCCTGAGATGCTACACCCAAAACATAGACGGTCTTGAGGAAAACTTGGGTCTGGCGATATCGAACTCCTCATTCCAGCCATCCACAGGCAAAACAACCGAAACTGACAACTCTCCTAACAAGAATAATATAGATGTTATACAATTGCATGGTGACTTGAACACCCTGGCGTGTACCAGATGTTACCACGAGTTCCAATGGAGCAGGTACCTAGCTAGATATTTTAGAAGGGGTGAACTACCAACTTGTCCCGAGTGTGAAAGAATCAATAACGAAAGAGTACAGATGGGGAAAAGGCTAATCAATAACATAGGCTACCTGAGACCTAACATTGTCCTCTATGGTGAAAACCATCCTTCCGGTGAAATCATCACACAGGGGCTGAACACCGATATAAATCGTGGTAAGCCAGATCTATTCATCATAATGGGTACTAGCCTAAAAGTCGATGGTGTTCAAAGAGTGGTGAAACAGATAAGTAAACAAGTACACGAAAGAAAGGGTCTGGTTATCCTCGTTAACAAGACAAAGCTTTCTGAATCTCGCTGGAATGGCATTATAGATTACCAAATTTGTTGTGATTGCGATACATGGGTGAAGTACTTACAGGGCCAAATACcagatttcttcaaaagcCAGGAAGAGGTCCTTGCTTTGAGACAATTAAGGAGAGAGGCTAGTGAGCTTAGAAAGTTAAAGAAATCTGAAAAGAGCTCAATAAAAACCCCTCCAACCACTCCTACTGGCAAGAGGAATACGGTACCGACAAGAGAACCAATACTAAATGGAGTTAAAAGGAAGCTCTTGACACCTGAGAACTCATTTGATGAAAGATCTCCTAAGAAGTTTTCCAAGACCACTTCTAGTAACAAGAAAAACGatactttgaagaagaaacccTTAGGTATAGTAAACCTATGA
- the STI1 gene encoding Hsp90 cochaperone STI1 (CAGL0H08195g~Ortholog(s) have ATPase inhibitor activity, Hsp70 protein binding, Hsp90 protein binding, mRNA binding activity, role in protein folding, protein targeting to mitochondrion and cytosol, nucleus localization), which yields MTTADEYKQQGNAAFVAKDYEKAIDLFSKAIEVSETPNHVFYSNRSACYASLKKFPEALNDAEECVKINPTWSKGYNRLGAAHLGLGDLDEAEGSYKKALELDGSNQAAKDGLDQVKRTQESRQGMPDLGLSKIFADPNLIENLKKNPKTSEMMKDPELVAKLIKYKTNPQAMSQDLFTEPRLMTIMATLMGVDLNMPDLSSSNSMPKEPTETPEQSKETPAEQKSEPQAEATKAEPEPMEVDSAGNEETSKKEEAEKEKALGNKAYKARQFDEAIAHYDAAWNLHQDITYLNNRSAAEFEKGDAETALKTLDEAVEKGREMRTDYKLIAKSFARMGNVHHKTNNLKKAIEFYQKSLTEHRTPEILTKLRNTEKELKKQEAEEYINPEKAEEARLEGKDYFTKGDWPNAVKAYTEMIKRAPEDARGYSNRAAALSKLMSFPEAIEDCNKAIEKDPNFIRAYIRKATAQIAVKEFAAAIETLDAARTKDAEVNNSANVREIDQLYVKASQQRFQPASSNETPEQVYERAMKDPEVIAIMQDPVMQSILQQAQQNPAALQEHMKNPDVFKKIQTLIAAGIIRTGP from the coding sequence ATGACTACTGCTGACGAGTACAAACAACAAGGTAATGCAGCTTTTGTTGCTAAGGACTACGAGAAGGCCATTGATCTCTTCTCCAAGGCCATTGAGGTTTCTGAGACTCCAAACCATGTTTTCTATTCCAACAGATCTGCTTGCTATGCaagtttgaagaagttcCCTGAGGCTCTTAACGACGCCGAGGAGTGTGTGAAGATTAATCCAACTTGGTCCAAGGGTTACAACAGATTGGGTGCTGCGCACTTAGGTCTAGGTGACCTAGATGAAGCTGAGGGCAGTTATAAGAAGGCGTTAGAGTTGGACGGTAGCAATCAAGCTGCGAAGGACGGCTTAGATCAAGTTAAGAGAACGCAGGAGTCTAGACAAGGTATGCCTGACCTTGGGTTGTCTAAGATATTTGCCGATCCAAACCTGATCgaaaatttgaagaaaaaccCAAAGACCAGTGAAATGATGAAGGACCCAGAATTAGTGGCTAAGCTAATCAAGTACAAGACTAACCCACAGGCTATGTCTCAGGACTTATTTACCGAGCCAAGATTGATGACCATTATGGCCACTCTGATGGGTGTCGACCTAAACATGCCAGACTTGAGCTCATCTAACTCAATGCCTAAAGAGCCAACTGAGACACCAGAGCAATCCAAAGAGACACCAGCTGAACAAAAATCTGAACCACAAGCCGAAGCAACGAAAGCTGAACCTGAACCAATGGAGGTAGATTCTGCCGGAAACGAAGAAACCTctaaaaaggaagaagctgaaaaggaaaaagcTCTTGGTAACAAAGCTTATAAGGCACGCCAATTCGATGAGGCTATTGCTCATTATGATGCCGCCTGGAACTTACATCAAGATATCACTTATTTGAACAACAGGTCAGCTGCTGAGTTTGAGAAGGGAGATGCCGAAACAGCTTTAAAGACACTTGATGAAGCTGTGGAGAAAGGTAGGGAAATGAGAACTGATTATAAACTAATTGCAAAGTCATTCGCACGTATGGGTAATGTGCACCATAAGACAAACAACCTAAAGAAAGCCATTGAGTTTTATCAAAAGTCTCTTACCGAACACCGTACACCAGAGATTCTAACAAAACTAAGAAATACCGAAAAAGAACTGAAGAAGCAAGAAGCTGAGGAATATATTAACCCAGAAAAGGCCGAAGAAGCTCGTCTAGAAGGTAAAGACTATTTTACCAAGGGTGACTGGCCAAATGCTGTCAAGGCTTACACTGAGATGATCAAAAGGGCACCAGAAGATGCTAGAGGCTACTCCAATAGAGCGGCTGCGTTGTCAAAGCTAATGTCTTTCCCAGAAGCTATCGAAGACTGTAACAAAGCTATCGAGAAGGATCCTAACTTTATCAGAGCTTACATCAGAAAGGCCACGGCACAAATTGCTGTAAAGGAATTTGCTGCGGCCATTGAGACTTTAGATGCTGCTAGGACAAAGGATGCTGAAGTTAACAACAGTGCTAATGTTAGAGAGATTGACCAATTATACGTCAAGGCATCTCAGCAGAGATTCCAACCGGCTTCTAGTAACGAAACGCCAGAACAAGTATATGAAAGAGCAATGAAGGACCCAGAGGTCATTGCTATCATGCAAGACCCTGTGATGCAAAGCATCTTGCAACAAGCTCAACAAAATCCTGCTGCATTACAAGAACATATGAAGAATCCTGACGTCTTTAAGAAAATTCAAACATTAATTGCTGCTGGTATCATCCGTACCGGTCCTTAA
- a CDS encoding uncharacterized protein (CAGL0H08261g~Ortholog(s) have role in autophagy of mitochondrion and ribosome localization), whose amino-acid sequence MEMAEDADRALRDTYKRIKVYYDPAELPYLVRDIRPSVSYDTVPKYIGYSAIEDMDGGFPGVEVTKHTVPVKTDLSRKGATLGSQVFLNPRFLLHNHVSGDDDYEIERMKKRIFDASPLANNPLSLTRSKKSVFNYTADGKIIRSDYPTKPVFVNKIIIRSRTNVHWDERWAQRKSKIEYNMEHKDEKFMYPDILFPEVKEKPLIMGDDFVPITKEQRRRNKILTIKQAHPTLPRTVVCYISGRRHTWAGLDWAVRSLAENDHLVIVATIPKMTSHRDQEPEVDGTWVSGYTFDEIDTIISDLFEYIKVIKPVHKALKVTIEISIERTKGALIDAINVYSPDFLILGTLKWQRYENLVSYRGNNMVDKLCTTFPIPTFIVPARRLFMLEKEIEEETLTKLISDNTKKAVTPENEEIEYPRSPKLVSTDSFGFWSKNEQKLLDESYSISTKDKLEKRQESFTSLTTHESEDSLAIEDDDDRDSNLLESTESIVSKLKSIAITNRKNMMADLEEFDNEHSNINTKENQLAKVSLIIKHSLNSSNTIKNLTQNLDEENRGFAVLQKVITGTGTVESRPKFSMVDAVRVNGKIPGESSAKKRRSQIKFASNVKPTDGTAGLGTPRIVGPTGESQYSGGTSPLRTVDSNESALTFASNGSKISKHGRSSSFGTHSVNNGFLSVKRNSMSDQVSFRSADHAPKLLTKKTSKSNDKSKDKKDSKKSSTKKKLGKLFSFGNL is encoded by the coding sequence ATGGAAATGGCTGAAGATGCTGACAGGGCGCTCCGTGACACTTACAAACGAATCAAGGTGTACTATGACCCTGCTGAGCTGCCCTATCTTGTGAGGGACATACGGCCCTCTGTCTCCTATGACACTGTGCCCAAGTACATTGGCTACTCGGCGATCGAGGATATGGACGGTGGGTTCCCCGGTGTGGAGGTGACTAAGCATACAGTGCCGGTGAAGACTGACCTCAGCAGGAAAGGGGCCACACTGGGTAGTCAGGTGTTCCTGAACCCGAGGTTTCTGCTGCACAACCATGTCTCTGGTGATGATGACTACGAGATTGAGCgcatgaagaagaggatatTTGACGCAAGTCCGCTGGCGAACAACCCGCTGTCGCTCACCAGGTCTAAGAAGTCGGTGTTCAACTACACCGCCGACGGGAAGATCATACGGTCGGACTACCCGACCAAGCCGGTCTTTGTCAACAAGATCATCATCAGGTCTCGTACTAATGTGCATTGGGATGAGAGATGGGCACAGCGGAAGTCGAAAATCGAGTACAATATGGAACACAAGGACGAGAAATTCATGTACCCTGATATCTTGTTCCCAGAAGTAAAGGAGAAACCCCTGATCATGGGTGATGACTTTGTACCCATCACTAAAGagcaaagaagaagaaataagaTACTGACTATCAAGCAAGCTCACCCTACTTTGCCAAGAACTGTGGTGTGCTACATATCGGGACGAAGACACACTTGGGCAGGGCTGGACTGGGCTGTCCGAAGTCTGGCTGAGAATGACCATCTTGTCATTGTTGCAACTATTCCTAAGATGACCTCCCATAGAGACCAAGAACCTGAGGTAGATGGCACATGGGTATCCGGTTACACTTTCGATGAAATTGACACAATCATATCAGacttatttgaatatataaaagtGATTAAGCCGGTCCATAAGGCATTGAAGGTCACCATTGAAATCTCCATCGAGCGTACCAAGGGAGCCCTAATAGATGCTATCAATGTTTATTCTCCGGACTTCTTGATCTTGGGTACACTTAAATGGCAACGTTATGAAAATCTTGTTAGCTATAGGGGGAATAACATGGTTGATAAACTTTGTACTACATTCCCTATACCCACATTCATTGTACCGGCTAGGCGTTTATTTATGttagagaaagaaattgaagaagaaacacTCACAAAATTAATTTCTGACAATACCAAAAAGGCTGTTACAccagaaaatgaagaaattgagtATCCTAGAAGTCCCAAATTAGTGTCTACAGACTCCTTTGGGTTTTGGTCTaaaaatgaacaaaaattattagATGAATCTTACTCGATTTCAACAAAGGATAAGCTAGAGAAGAGACAAGAAAGTTTTACATCATTAACTACTCACGAGTCCGAGGATTCATTAGCTATTGAGGATGATGACGATAGAGATTCCAATCTGCTGGAAAGTACAGAGAGTATTGTTTCCAAACTGAAGTCTATTGCAATTACgaatagaaaaaatatgatgGCGGATCTTGAAGAGTTTGATAATGAACATAGTAATATAAACACGAAAGAAAACCAGTTAGCCAAGGTATCCTTGATAATCAAGCACTCTCTGAATTCATCCAATACAATCAAAAATCTAACTCAAAATTTAGATGAGGAGAATCGTGGATTTGCGGTACTACAAAAAGTTATTACTGGTACTGGCACTGTTGAATCTCGCCCTAAGTTCTCAATGGTAGATGCAGTGAGAGTGAATGGCAAAATACCTGGCGAAAGCTCTGCTAAGAAACGCAGATCACAGATTAAGTTTGCATCCAATGTCAAACCAACAGATGGTACCGCCGGCCTAGGGACTCCTCGTATTGTAGGTCCAACTGGTGAATCGCAGTATAGTGGAGGTACCTCCCCATTACGAACCGTCGATTCTAACGAATCGGCATTAACATTTGCATCTAATGGTAGTAAAATATCTAAGCATGGCAGGAGCAGCAGTTTTGGTACTCATAGTGTGAATAATGGCTTCCTCAGTGTGAAGAGAAACTCCATGAGTGACCAAGTTAGTTTCCGCTCGGCAGATCACGCGCCTAAGTTATTAACCAAGAAAACATCAAAAAGTAACGACAAGTCTAAGGATAAGAAAGACTCTAAGAAGTCCTCTACTAAGAAGAAGCTAGGTAAATTATTTAGTTTTGGTAACCTTTGA
- the TPI1 gene encoding triose-phosphate isomerase TPI1 (CAGL0H08327g~Putative triose-phosphate isomerase; protein abundance decreased in ace2 mutant cells) encodes MARTFFVGGNFKLNGTKKSIKEIVDRLNTASLPENVEVVICPPATYLDYTVSLVSKKQVTVGGQNTYTKASGAYTGENSVDQLKDVGAKWVILGHSERRTYFHEDDKIVAEKTKFALDQGLGVILCIGETLEEKKAGVTLKVVERQLDAVIAEVKDWTNVVIAYEPVWAIGTGLAATAEDAQDIHHSIRSYLAEKLGKDTAEKTRILYGGSANGANAGTFKDKADVDGFLVGGASLKPEFVDIINSRN; translated from the coding sequence ATGGCCAGAACTTTCTTTGTCGGTGGTAACTTCAAGTTGAACGGTACCAAGAAGTCTATCAAGGAAATTGTTGACAGATTGAACACTGCTTCTCTACCAGAAAACGTCGAAGTCGTTATCTGCCCACCAGCTACCTACTTGGACTACACCGTCTCTTTGGTCTCCAAGAAGCAAGTTACTGTCGGTGGTCAAAACACCTACACCAAGGCTTCCGGTGCTTACACTGGTGAAAACTCCGTCGACCAATTGAAGGACGTCGGTGCCAAGTGGGTTATCTTGGGTCACTCCGAAAGAAGAACTTACTTCCACGAAGATGACAAGATCGTCGCTGAAAAGACCAAGTTCGCTTTGGACCAAGGTCTAGGTGTTATCTTGTGTATCGGTGAAACTttggaagaaaagaaggcCGGTGTCACTTTGAAGGTTGTCGAAAGACAATTGGACGCTGTCATCGCTGAAGTCAAGGACTGGACTAACGTCGTTATCGCTTACGAACCAGTCTGGGCTATCGGTACCGGTTTGGCTGCTACTGCTGAAGATGCTCAAGACATCCACCACTCTATCAGATCTTACTTGGCTGAAAAGCTAGGTAAGGACACCGCTGAAAAGACCAGAATCTTGTACGGTGGTTCTGCTAACGGTGCTAACGCTGGTACTTTCAAGGACAAGGCTGACGTCGACGGTTTCTTGGTCGGTGGTGCTTCTTTGAAGCCAGAATTCGTTGACATCATCAACTCCAGAAACTAA